The stretch of DNA CGTTCCTTGTGGGCGATTGTTCAAGGCCATAGATAACTGGCCTAATTGAGTTTCAATTCCTTTAATAGCCGAATCATGTGCGGCAAACTTTTCTTGAATTTTTCCATTTTTcccaatgagttgttgcagcatgACCTTGATTTCTATCATATTACTGTCCTGCTGTTGATGAGGCAGTTAGTAAGCCAACTGTTGTTGGTGCTGCTGATTGTAGCCCTGCTGCCTTTGAAAAGTCACGACTTAGCCTTGTGGTCGTGCTCCCCCTGGAATGGTATTGTATTGTTGCTGGGTTGGTCTGTACTACTAATTTTGAGGTCCCCATTACTGTCCACCTTGCCTCTGACCCCCAAAATTATTGACGTAATTCATGTCTTCTTTGAAGCCCTGGTTATCATTCTCTCCACTCAACGAGCAAACATATGACTCATTTATGCAGGGAGTGCATAGGCCTCCATTTGTCGTATCAACAATGTGCACCTGTTtcgtacccatctcatcaattttctttgtcaacAAGCTCATCTGGgtcatgagagtggctatgttTTCTACATTTGTattgtttgggtcaagagcaacagAATGCACTATTGGAGTGAGTGTTGTATCTCTCGTCATCTAGCCTaaattttgagccatcttgtcaaGAAGAATCTTACACTCTATGAATGTTTTGCTCAAGAATGCACCCCTAGATGAAGCATCTACATTGGCCTTCAGACCGTCAGCCAAACCCATATAAAATCTCTGTCCAAACATCTGATCCGGgatgccatggtgtggacacttcacCAGCATATTCTTAAACTTCTCCCGGGTTTCCTGCAAGGTTTCAGTCGGTTTCTGCCTGAAttgcaatatctcatcaatttgccCCGCCGTTTTGTTGGGTGGATAGAACTTTTTTAAGAACTGCTTGACTAGTTCCTCCCAAGTAGCAATAGAGTTTATTAGGAGCGAATCTAGCCAAGTTTAAGCCTCCCCAGTCACTGAGAATGGGAACAGTAATAATCTGATTGCTTCAGGAGTCACATTCGGTTGTCTTTGAGTGACACAAATTGATAGAAAGTTTTTCAGATATTGTTGTGGGTCTTCGATGTACGACTCGGAGAACAACCTTTTATTTTGCAGCAAGTACAACATGTTGTTGGTAATCTGAAACGTCTTCGCTTGTATcagagggactgcaattgcggtgGACAGGTTATCAGCAGTTGGTTGCGCCTATTCATATAGAGAAGCTTCCGGCGCAAGAGGTTCTACCACTCCAATGTTTGGGTCAACTCGATCATTCCTATTGTTCTCATTGACGTTCTCGACGTCGTCCATTTCAATTTCGAATTGTTCGTCTTGTTTTAGCTGTTTGCCCTTCTTGTTAGCCCGATTAAATGCCCTAAATGCTTTCTCGGGATCTGAGAGTCCTTCAAAAAAATTCACCAGTTCTCAAGGAGCATCTAGCCATGCACCTGAGTCACAGAAGAGttcaaacgtgagaatttcaatgaaaatatttttaacaccacagaaaattgatctaaactaaaaatcctagcaattcttccaagttgtaataaataacaccGTTGGTTCTCCGGCAACGAtgtcaaaatttgatcacgcccaactatgccttataaaaaggactaagcggtcgctgcaaatataatccggtttacaagtccagAGTCGAATCCCATAGGAAACTAATCTATTTGCTACTACTTTTAGTatcgctaatgataagctcagacaatttTCAGAGTTCAAGATTGTATTTGATAATTAACAGAAATTATTTaactaaggaaaaatgacaataaaaactatcaataagcaagaatgaagttgaattcaagggtaaaagaatCTAGGGTTATTGATTTTTTCAATTGTCGGATTAATTTTTGACACGTTTACTATAATCTCGCCGTGACACTCTATAAAGATGATGAGTCCTTGCTTACCAtacttatctctcgatcaattacgataatttactagaagcattctctcgaactactctagttgacaatttgtacaactcataaatatcacatcaaagcttcgttatttctaatcccgtttttaaattcaagtaattaatctcttaacttactcgaaagtggcgttgttcaacaacaatctaatcaagtgttctttctcaagcaacactagacaactagacacgattaatcaagggccctttcaattaatcacaagaaacacatagttgaacaattatAGAGTAAAAATGGCTTAATTATATCAAAATGtaatcaagacttcatccaacaattggttccaacATATACTGGAGtttgaattttttacatgtgaacttccagcataatatactggagttccaacataatatactggtccagcataatatggtGCAAGTTCATACACATATGCTCCAATcttcagtatattatactgaaacgttccgtgtgttggagttccagcataatatgctggaagttcatacacaggtgcactaatctccagtatattatgctggaactttccgtgttacagtaaaatagtggctatttttctatgactttgcaaatgctgactatttttcaattatcggTTCGAAAATTgattagcccgtgctattttcacatAAATGATTCATTTATGCAAATCTCCCGAATACCTGAGGACGTCTTATGGACCTATAAATATGGCCCAATTGGTGATTACTGGACCAAAAGCAGGCCGCCTACCAAGAATTGGCCCAGTAAACGTTTGGCCCAATTGGGGCCCGGTAAGAAAGCCATTATCTTCTTCAGAGAGACATTACAGATAAGATAACGATAGACTGTGAATACAGAAACTGAGCAAAGAGAAACAAAAAAGGTTAGTAGCAAATGGCGTCCACAGCAACAACTTGTTTGCTCCACAATTATAGCTTAGCCAAAAGCACCAATTTTGAAACACCCAAATTATCAGAGAGGACCTCAATTTTAACAATTGTGGCTCAAAAAAAAGCCAAGAAAATACGAAAGGTAAACTCATTCTTCAAAATGTGATAATGTTTCAAATTATTATCTTTAGaatcttatttatttttatttctgtcTTAGAGCTCAatggtttttattttattttatggggCAGATAATACTGAAAGAGGATATTACACAGTTGGGGAAAAAGGGAGAGCTTTTGGATGTTAAAGCTGGATTTTTTAGGAATTATCTGCTACCATTGGGCATGGCTCAAATTGTCACACCTACACTTCTCAAGTAATTTGTTAAATTCTATTTGGAACTTTAAATTTTGTCATATACTTTTTTTGCTCTAGATTCTTCTTTCATTATCTACATTTTGTTGAGTTAAAGCTTGCTAATTTGATCCATTTTCTGATTGTATTAGATTGACTAGTAAGTGTTAATGCATGATTTTAAGTGTTGAATAATCACATTACCAACCATCCTGTTTAGTTTAAATTACCAACTGAACCATATTATTGTACTCAAGACTGTGGTTCTTCTGTCCATTATCTTATTTTCGGGGCCTTGTAATAGTTGTCAGGAATCTTTGATTCGACTATTCAATATGCCACACACAGCACTTGCTTGTTTGGTTAAGAGTTGAAGTATGTTATCACTATTGTCCGTGTTGTCTAATCACTCATCTACGCTGATAGACCAGTGTCGAATGTAATTAACATAGGTATGCATACTCTATGGGATTCTTTAAATTACTAATAAGTAATAAATAGCTGAAAAGTGAATATGCCCATAGATATACATCTTCGTGTGCAAAAGTTGTACCATAATGATGCTTGATCGCTGTTGATATTTCTTGAGCAGAAATATGCAACATTGGTGTTAGAACTCTTGGTCAGTATACAAGCTCCGCGTAACTTTTTTGCTCATTGATTTTACCTGTTATGATCAATGATCATCGGTTTTAAGTAAGTTCACTTCTTTTAGCGAAATATAATATTGATAAAGGATTCATCTTTAGTATTTTTTTCCCACATTGCGTAAGTACAGATAGTCGATTAAACATAGAGCACTGGATATTTTTCTACTAAGTTACTTTATCTTTAGGTTTGGGCTGTGTTAGACATATGGTGTGATAATCTTGTAAAATTCTTATCCAAAATTGATAGTCAGTAATATTTTCACGATCTATTTCATTCTTATATGTGATTGGCTTTTTTTCCCTTCCATGATATCTGGCGATGCCTTAAAGAGTAATAAAGCTAGAAAAAAGTCGCTTCTTGAGATTACGATCATATTTTAGGTTATCTACCATTCTAATTTTCCTTTTCACTGTATTAACACACATCCTTCCTGTATATGCTCCCAAGTACACGTGTGCACTGAACTTCCCTCTGATAGGCTCTTCAACCAAGCAGGATTTGCAATGACATACTTAAGAACAAAAACATATGTGAAGGCTTCTTTAGAGATGGTAGCAATTCAATTGAAATGTTTGATAGCCATTAGCGTGCTTTGCCTTTAGTGAGAGATTTACCTATTAACTTCATGGATCAATTTTTTGTTTTATAACATTACGTACTTTTATTCTCAGGGAAATGAAGATGGAAGATGAGAGAATTGAGGCTGAGAAACAACGGGTAATTAGATTTCTCATTGATCCAATCTGTTGAAAGTTGAAAAACAAATGTTTTTAATTTTCAAGTCACTAAAAGAGTCGGCTACGCCACAATAAATGGTTCGGTAACAAATATGGTTTTAGTTAAAGTTTTTGATCTTGAATTAAGGTGAAAGAAGAGGCACTACAGCTTGCTCGAATTTTTGAAACTGTTGGAGCCTTCAAGGTGAAGCGCAAGGGTGGGAAAGGAAAGCAAATTTTTGGAAGGTCAGTTGAGATACTAAATTGTGATTAGCAACTTTGTGATTATTTAGTCGACCTTTTGACATCATCTCTATTGCAGTGTCACTGCTCAGGATCTTGTTGATATTATAAAAGCACAGCTACAGAGGTACTAATTTCCTATCTTTTCTCCCAGAGGATGTAGAAGTATGCGAACTATTCACCACTTTTAAGTTCATGTTGTCTGATTCATCTGGTTTATAAAGTCATTCAAGTATTTTGGGTAAAGAGACTTAATTGTCATCTGATATTTTTCAAACAATGCTTATTTTCTTTCAATGCAACCTAAGATCTGGTGCTACCTACTCGTCAACATTAGTCGTCTAGGACAATGGAATATGCTGATTCCATTGTTCATCCATTTCTAAGGCAAACACTTTTGGCTTTTGAGCAATATGATGCCTGTTTGTACGATAGCATATTCACTTTCTTCTACCCCTCTGtcccaaaaaagaaaagagaagggaTAGAGAATCTGTTCTCTTGTAGGAAGAGAAGTGACATACCAACTGCTTATTAGCAATTGTTTACCCAACAGACCAACTACTTATTACTCCCTTTGTTTCAAATTAGACGGgggtactttcctttttagtctgttccaaaataaatgtcacatttctaaatttggaaaaaattcaactttttcaTTTTACctcacaaatgtcatggccccacaaaacttttaccccttaagcttttaagaccacaagtttcaaaagtcttcttcttttttcttaaactccgtgtcgaGTCAATctatctcatctaaattgaaacggagggagtattagttTCGGCACTTCTTTTcaaacacgtaactgcttatttataaaatTGGTGTTTCGGCATTTGATGCTTATAAGCTACTTTTAATGAGATAAACCAAAATGGGCTCGTAAAGTCTTAAAGGTAGATCAAATGTATTAACTTAGTTCCTACTTTAACTTTAATCTATATTCACACGCAATCTACTTGTAGGGAGGTGGACAAGAAAATTGTCTCTCTGCCTGAGATTCGAGAAACTGGAGAATATGTTGCTGAATTGAAGCTGCATCCAGATGTTACAGCTCGAGTAAGGTTGACTGTGTTCGCCAATTAAGCATAGGGGTTTTCTGGTGCAGTTGATGCCAAGTTAGGAATTTGCTGTATCGGCTCTCTCGGTCAAGGTACAGTCATTTGTTGATTCCAATGGCTATTATTCAAGCAATGTGAATGGCGTAGGTGCTACATTAAATGCTTGTTATTCAAACCACACATTTACAGAGCACTAACTACGTTGCCCCAAAGTTTTAGGCTTCAGTTCACAAACGTAAGTTTCTAAAGTAATGACAAGTATAAGAAATATATAAGAAAGGAGATCTGTATTTCAGGCTTGGGCTGTGTCTCGTGATTCAGAATTGCTTTGTCTATCTTGCAATTTCTTTGTTAATCTGAGGTAGACTTATAATTTTCTACTAAGGTAAACTAGAACATTTATTTATACGGGAAAGAGCCAACATTTTATGGTCCTCtccacctttttttttttggtttcccacCCTTGCATTGTGGCTCGACTAAATTCGGATTCGCGCTGGAAGTCCCACCTTAGGGGGTAAAACGTTCCGTATAGAAGGTGACTCCATATCCAAAACTTGAACCCTAACAAAGCGCGACTCCATACCCAAGGCTCGAATCCGAGGCCACTGATTAAGGACACAACCCTTGTTGGTGGTCCTCTCCACCCTTTCTTTTCTCCTATGAGGCTACGACTCGTGAGGGCAGATAAGTCAAACCCTTTTGAATTTCCACCTTTTTTATGGTAGAGCTCAAATTCTCTAAATTATATGCAACTGTcttcaaaacaaaaatcaacttCATGTGTTCTAATACGAATAACATGACCTGCTCGTATTTTACTCTTTCCTCGTGCTGTCCCAACCGTGATCGCATTGAGTTTGGATGACGTGGTTGATTAGGTTTGTGACAGGGATTTTGTTTGGGGATGTTATTCCTCGTAGTTGATATGCATGAATATGTTATTTTCTTGCATGCAACTAGGTGCTTCCTtataataatatcaataaaatgCAACTTTTGAGTTGTAAAGATAATACATAGTCAATAAACTTGATGTAGATTTCTTATCCAGAACtgctgttttcttttcttttaattccATTTCAGGTAGGGAGGATTGCTATAAACAATGTGAACATCAGATTCAGACTCCACATATGGACCCCAAATTTTGTAAATTAATTTTCTTCTTTTGAGATAATTTATCCTGACGTGTAACATCAGATTTCTCATCCTATGCCTTTTTATTTCATTTGTCATTGTGGGTCTTCATTGCGTTGGTTGTTATAAACTCTCATGATCAAATCTTGTATCTATCTCTTCTTTTCCTGTTGTTTCTTTTCAATCATTTGTTTCCAAGGTAATTATTATATCAAGTAAGACCTTTCGCGTACGGCGTGTAAGTGTATTCAACTGAACTCTCGTTACTTTCGGCTCTGTGTACCCAAGCAAAAAAGTCTTAAATTTTTTGCATATAATAAAATCATATAATCATTCAAAACCATCAACTCTAGTTCTGAATTTGCATAAACTCTAGTTCTGAATTTGCATAAAATTTTCTACGTAGAATAATATCCTATTTTTTATTTCTTGAGCTGCTTCATGTTATGGGAACGAGTTTTTCTATTCCTATATGTCCATGCATGGTGTTATAAGTCAAGTTTATAACTAGCGAGTTGAAACTTGAAAGTGCAGAGTAATATGAACTTTTACCTATGTTACTTGGACGTTTCAAAATATTATCGCACCCATATCAGGTCCTCTAAAAATGCATTGTGGAGGATCTAACACGCACCCGACAACATTTTTAAAGAGTCCTAGAAACTAACTCTAGACCATTTTGTTCCTTGGTGATGAAAATTGCACTGGCGTTATCCATTGTCAAGTTGGAAGAACCATAGCCTGAAAAGTTGTGATAGGATAACAAGAATAATTCTGAGGTTCGCTTTTGCCCATGTTAATCCTCTAAAATTCTTTTTTCTGTTTGGTCATCATTTGGGCCCCAATACAAAGAGGCAACTAAACTGAATATTCAAAGACTTAAAGAAATGCCAAAAAACAAGTGTTTTGGCATTTGAAAGATCACCTAGTTCTTATCTGAAATATCTGAttggtttgccacccttttgctgaAAAGAACAAACTTTTGCGAACTAATCCTCATAAAGTTGTGATTAATAGTAAACTAGTACTACTATTTCATATTAACAACTGCAACCAGTGAGGTTAGTTCAAAGCAGTAGGTATACTTGTTTTCTTTGGGATGGATACTCTTTTCTCATCAGCCATAGAACATGAGGGGAGCATATGTGTACAAACAAAAGATCCGACAAACAGTACTTAATTCCTTGGCAATCAGTTTTTTCTTGATTTATTTAAGGTTATATATAGTGATTATGTTTTTTACCCTGCAATTTAATTGATTATAGCATGTTATTACTCAATGTTTTCGGTTGTCATGTTATTGGTAGGAAGAGTTATCTTTTGGTGCATGTCAATTCAATTGATGGTGTGCGAGAACTTAAACTCATTTCTGATAAACACTTTTCACAATCAAATAATTTTAGTTTTGGTGTGAACATAAATTCTTCAAACTTTTAGatttaaattttataataaatatagtTGAAAAATTTGTAGTCAAGTaaatgaaattaaaaaaagagATTACTGGGAGTTATTTATTCCAAAACTAGCAACAGGCTCATGGCTTGTTAAACAACGTTGGTGTGAAGCAGGACAGAGCCGCAATTTGAACTTTCTAGCTAGATTTTAAATTTTACGATAGCCATATTAATTGTTTGTAGCGGGTTTTGAACGTAATTTTTGTACATATTTGATGAATTTCTTAATAAGAATTTGGACTAAATGCTCACTTCCACTATGCTCTTAGCTACTGAAAAATCATAAGTATTGTTTTTACAAAAGGATTTCAACTTGTATTCTCTGGTAGTAAATATATTTTACACAATCCGTGTAATAAACCTGCTATAAAAGATTACTCGCCTTATTTCGTAATATATTGATTGACcagaggcggattcaggatttgaagtttatggattACTATTGTAATCtcaaattaatatacaataataactaGATTCACAGTtatatatttatagatatttaatgaatttttaaataaaaatacatgATCTCCGCAAAAGTTACCGGGTTCCAAAAACCCAGTAACTATACCCTACATCCGCCACAGAATTTGATTCCCTTGTTAATAGATACTCGCTTACCTTTAATGTAATTTGATAatgtaaaaatttatatataaaaccCAAACCTTTTCAGAAAACTAGGTGCAAACAACAGGGAAAAAGAAAACTAAGAAACAATTAATGAAAGTCCTGGACATGGTTTTTTCAGTGCAATTGTGGGAGTCGGAGAATTTAAGAAAACCAACCAGGTGGCGCGTTGAGAAGCATGCCACCTCATCAATATCTTTTTGGCTGAGTTGTCCACATGATGCTCCCAATGAACTCAATTTCCCCACATGCCAAGGCAATCATGCCGCTTCATTGTCTCTTCTTGTGATTTATATTAGTTGTGAAAAATTAAACTGTATTATAcacacaaaaaaataataatataaaaacacATGAA from Nicotiana tomentosiformis chromosome 11, ASM39032v3, whole genome shotgun sequence encodes:
- the LOC104096870 gene encoding large ribosomal subunit protein bL9c: MASTATTCLLHNYSLAKSTNFETPKLSERTSILTIVAQKKAKKIRKIILKEDITQLGKKGELLDVKAGFFRNYLLPLGMAQIVTPTLLKEMKMEDERIEAEKQRVKEEALQLARIFETVGAFKVKRKGGKGKQIFGSVTAQDLVDIIKAQLQREVDKKIVSLPEIRETGEYVAELKLHPDVTARVRLTVFAN